In Carassius auratus strain Wakin chromosome 12, ASM336829v1, whole genome shotgun sequence, the sequence TCAAGTGTAAATCGAGCATGAAACACATCAGTGACGGAAAATAAAAATCCGACAGGACTGAAAAAGCTGAAACAAAttaatcattaagatgtttttttaactaaaatacaagtccataatctataataacacttcctccagtgaaaaagtgcatctcctgttgtctttCACATCAACCCAACCCTTGCATGTTTGTTTATGACACATTAAATCTAACAACGAATTTAACTAGTTCAACACATTAGATTGTGTTTGCTACTGAAGACACTGCATTAAACCTGTTAAAACACAAACGGCAGTCAGGCCTTCTTCAACAGGCTTGTGCTgtgaaaatgcatataaaacagcAATATGGAGCTGATAGAGTTTTAAGATTCTCTACATTGCATTCAGCTTCTTCAGCTTTGAGGCAGATGGAGCGACTCGAAACAAaccctgacacaaacacacacacaatacactcaCTTTTAATACagatatatgcatttatattcatGCAGAGGTGGAAACAGATGCAATATAGTGTAAAGATTTCAAAGAAATGTACTGTACAAAATTTGGGATCATTaggacttgtaatgtttttttaaagaagtctcttctgctcatcaaggctgcatttattcaaacaaaaatacaagaaataaCATTAATCTggcaaaatgttataaaatataaaataatggtttctatttttaatatcctttaaaatgtaatgtatttctttgatgcaaagctgaatttccatcagcatCACTCCAGTGAACATATTTTTTGGGAAACTGTGGATAAAACCGGAAGTAGGCGGAGCTTGATTGCAAACTTCTTACAGATAAGACCGTTCTTTTTTTACATAGTTATCACCGAACAAATATTCAATTTaactaaagtaatatttttattattattattattattataacatttaaatatccTCTAACATTCATAGCGTTGTATTGTTTAAAGGGGAGGTTCACACGTTGCATTCTGATTACTTTTATGCAACCGCTCagtcttttataattttttggggggaaacaAAGGGTTTTTATGGGtttgactgaaataataatgcaataattgacactttaaattaatgtttcaaacaacaacaaaaaaaaaacaattgaacaaaaaacagataaatacaaaaagtagTCATTGATAATGTATAAACATGTATCCAATTCCACATGTAATACAATTCATttatgtgagataaaaaaaatcttagcaGCCAGGAATGCCTGGGGTTGGGCTGGGGGGAGCCAATAGGGAATTCACCTAGGGCAggaatcctcaaatctggcccactttcctgcagagtttagctttacCCCTAATCAACCACACCTGaacatgctaatcaatgtcttcagggtcattagaaaatcacaggttgGTGAgattgatcagggttggagctaaattctgcagcgcattggccttccaggacaagatttgaggaatCTTGACCAAATGGCTAGAAATGCCCCTGGCTCATTCAACccaaatcaaacacacctgaacaagctaatctaTGCAATTTAGATTACTTGAAAGCTACgtgcaggtgagtttgatcagtgCTGGAAGTGAAATGTTCTCCTTGAATCTTTAAAACCCCATTTTACAGATGTTAGTATTGCAACAAcacttatttgttttagttttgtgtgcTGTTGGCTTCTCCTGATGCACTAATTCAGCAAATTTTCTAGTAGAGGTTATCGTGAGATTGCAGGCCGAGAGGATGGCCGCTCGAGTGTATTTCTCATTGACtgctgttttattgtgtttgatCGGATACTTGAGCATAACTCATGCTAATCAAAGACGAACCACAGGTGAgaagatcagttttttttttttttacactgcctGAAGAAATGCAGAAATTAGCGACTCTGtcttttgaaattaatttaacagTTTATGAATGGGTATTAGATTATAAAGCACTTGATTTGAATCATACAAATCTGTAAAATTTGGGTTTGTGACTCCTTGTGAAATCCTTGAATCACAAATGCTGAAACTGTAGTCCCCCAACTCCCCATGATCATCTTATTCTCTAGTGGATGGTTACTGTCCGGCGACGCTGACGGTCGTGCCATCCCATCGAGGATGTACCTCTGATGAAGACTGCCCTGGAGGACACAAATGCTGTCGATTTGACTGTGGTCCTGTTTGTGTGCTGCCTGTTTTCAGTTAGTTTCCGTTAATAATGGAATCTAAAGctccataaaaacaaaacacaaactaaagctGACTATCTGTTTACACAGTGAAGCCAGGGAAATGCCCCATACCGGAGATGATTCCACTGTGTGCTGAAGGTTGTTtccatgatggccagtgtcctgccacaCAGAAATGTTGCCCCGCCACTGGtggctttgcatgcagtgaaccacgtggtcagggaagcggtcaggcaAGTTGTCAAGTAAGGGGCCAGGCAAGTGGCATTGGCCAGGGCAGTGTCAAGGGAGGTGGCATTGGCCAGGGCAGCAGTATTGGTCATGGTATTGGTGGCGTTGACCAAGGCAGCATCAAGGGAGGCAGCATTGGCCAGGGAAGTAATATTGGTCGTGGcattggccagggaagtggaATTGGCCAGGGCAGCATCAAGGGAGGCAGCATTGGCCAGGGAAGTAATATTGGTCGTGGCATTGGCCAGGGCAGCATCAAGGGAGGCAGCATTGGCCAGGGAAGTAATATTGGTCGTGGCATTGGCCAGGGCAGCAGTATTGGTCACGGTATTGGCGGcattggccagggaagtggaATTGTCCAGGGCAACAGTATTGGTCGTGGCATTGGAAGTGGAACTGGCCAGGGCAGCAGTATTGGTCACGGCATTGGCCAGGGAAGTAGTATTGGTCGTGGcattggccagggaagcggaattGGCCAGGGAAGTGGAATTGGCCAGGGCAACAGTATTGGTCACGGCATTGGCCAGGGAAGTAGTATTGGTCGTGGcattggccagggaagtggaACTGGCCAGGGCAGCAGTATTGGTTACGGCATTGGACAGGGAAGTAATATTGGTCGTGGcattggccagggaagtggaATTGGCCAGGGCAGCATCAAGGGAGGCAGCATTGGCCAGGGAAGTAATATTGGTCGTGGCATTGGCCAGGGCAGCAGTATTGGTCACGGTTTTGGCGGcattggccagggaagtggaACTGGCCAGGGCAGCAGTATTGGTCACGGCATTGGCCAGGGAAGTAGTATTGGTCGTGGcattggccagggaagcggaattGGCCAGGGTAGTAGTATTGGTCACGGTATTGGCGGcattggccagggaagtggaATTGGCCAGGGCAACAGTATTGGTCACGGCATTGGCCAGGGCAACAGTATTGGTCACGGCATTGGCCAGGGCAACAGTATTGGTCACGGCATTGGCCAGGGCAACAGTATTGGTCACGGCATTGGCCAGGGAAGTAGTATTGGTCGTGGcattggccagggaagcggaattGGCCAGGGCAGCATTATTGGTCACGGCATTGGCCAGGGAAGTAGTATTGGTCGTGGcattggccagggaagcggaattGGCCAGGGCAGCATTATTGGTTACGGTATTGGCGGTGTTCGTCAGGGGAGCATCAAGGGAGGCAGCATTGGACAGGGAAGTGGAATTGGCCAGGGTAGTAGTATTGGTCACGGTATTGGCGGcattggccagggaagtggaATTGGCCAGGGTAGTAGTATTGGCCACGGTATTGGTGGCGTCGGCCAGGGCAGGGGAATTGGCCAGGGCCCCGGTATTGGTTATGGTGTGGGCCAGGGCAGTGGAGTTGGCCAAGGTGTGAGCCAGGGCAGCGTTGTTGGCCAGGGCAGCAGTCAGGGCACCAGTATTGGCCAAGGTGTGAGCCAGGGCAGCGTTGTTGGCCAGGGCAGCAGTCAGGGCACCAGTATTGGCCAAGGTGTGAGCCAGGGCAGCGTTGTTGGCCAGGGCAGGATTCAGGGCACCAGTATTGGCCAAGATGTGAGCCAGGGCAGCGTTGTTGGCCAGGGCACCAGTATTGGCCAAGGTGTGAGCCAGGGCAGCGTTGTTGGCCAGGGCAGCAGTCAGGGCACCAGTATTGGCCAAGGTGTGAGCCAGGGCAGCGGACTGGGCCAGGGCAGTGGAATTGGCCAAGGTGTTAGCCAGGGCAGCGTTGTTGGCCAGGGCACCAGTATTGGCAAAGGTGTGAGCCAGGGCAGCGTTGTTGGCCAGGGCAGGATTCAGGGCACCAGtattggccaaggtgtgggccagggcagcggagttggccaaggtgtgggccagggcagcggagttggccaaggtgtgggccagggcagcggagttggccaaggtgtgggccagggcagcggagttggccaaggtgtgggccagggcagcggagttggccaaggtgtgggccagggcagcggagttggccaaggtgtgggccagggcagcggagttggccaaggtgtgggccagggcagcggagttggccaaggtgtgggccagggcaGCGGAGTTGGCCAGGGCAGCAGTCAGGGCATCAGtattggccaaggtgtgggccagggcagcggagttggccaaggtgtgggccagggcagcggagttggccaaggtgtgggccagggcagcggagttggccaaggtgtgggccagggcagcggagttggccaaggtgtgggccagggcagcggagttggccaaggtgtgggccagggcagcggagttggccaaggtgtgggccagggcagcggagttggccaaggtgtgggccagggcagcggagttggccaaggtgtgggccagggcagcggagttggccaaggtgtgggccagggcagcggagttggccaaggtgtgggccagggcaGCGGAGTTGGCCAGGGCAGCAGTCAGGGCATCAGtattggccaaggtgtgggccagggcagcggagttggccaaggtgtgggccagggcagcggagttggccaaggtgtgggccagggcagcggagttggccaaggtgtgggccagggcagcggagttggccaaggtgtgggccagggcggcggacggggccagggaagcggaattGGCCAAGGTTTGGGTCAGGGAAGCAGCCAGGGCCCCGGTATTGGTCATGGTGTGGGCCAGGGCAGTGgagttggccaaggtgtgggccagggcagcgttgttggccaaggtgtgggccagggcaGCGTTGTTGGCCAGGGCAGCAGTCAGGGCACCAGTATTGGCCAAGGTGTGAGCCAGGGCAGCGTTGTTGGCCAGGGCAGCAGTCAGGGCACCAGTATTGGCCAAGGTGTGAGCCAGGGCAGCGGACGGGGCCAGGGCAGTGGAATTAGCCAAGGTGTTAGCCAGGGCAGCGTTGTTGGCCAGGGCAGCAGTCAGGGCACGGTCattggccaaggtgtgggccagggTAGCGGACGGGGCCAGGGCAGTGGAATTGGCCAAGGTGTTAGCCAGGGCAGTGTTGTTGGCCAGGGCAGCAGTCAGGGCACCAGTATTGGCAAAGGTGTTAGCCAGGGCAGCGTTGTTGGCCAGGGCAGCAGTCAGGGCACCAGTATTGGCCAAGGTGTGAGCCAGGGCAGCGTTGTGGGCCAGGGCAGCGTTGTGGGCCAGGGCAGCGTTGTGGGCCAGGGCAGCGGAGTTGGCCAAGGCGTGGGCCAGGGCAGCGGAGTTGGCCAAGGCGTGGGCCAGGGCAGCGGAGTTGGCCAAGGCGTGGGCCAGGGCAGCGGAGTTGGCCAAGGCGTGGGCCAGGGCAGCGGAGTTGGCCAAGGCGTGGGTAATATTGGTCGTGGCATTGGCCAGGGCAGCAGTATTGGTCACGGTATTGGCGGcattggccagggaagtggaACTGGCCAGGGCAGCAGTATTGGTCACGGCATTGGCCAGGGAAGTAGTATTGGTCGTGGcattggccagggaagcggaattGGCCAGGGTAGTAGTATTGGTCATGGTATTGGCGGcattggccagggaagtggaATTGGCCAGGGCAACAGTATTGGTCACGGCATTGGCCAGGGCAACAGTATTGGTCACGGCATTGGCCAGGGCAACAGTATTGGTCACGGcattggccagggaagcggaattGGCCAGGGCAGCATTATTGGTTACGGTATTGGCGGTGTTCGCCAGGGGAGCATCAAGGGAGGCAGcattggccagggaagtggaATTGGCCAGGGCAACAGTATTGGTCACGGCATTGGCCAGGGAAGTAGTATTGGTCGTGGcattggccagggaagcggaattGGCCAGGGCAGCATTATTGGTTACGGTATTGGCGGTGTTCGTCAGGGGAGCATCAAGGGAGGCAGCATTGGACAGGGAAGTGGAATTGGCCAGGGCAGCAGTATTGGTCGCCGcattggccagggaagtggaATTGGCCAGGGTAGTAGTATTGGTCACGGTATTGGCGGcattggccagggaagtggaATTGGCCAGGGTAGTAGTATTGGCCACGGTATTGGTGGCGTCGGCCAGGGCAGGGGAATTGGCCAGGGCCCCGGTATTGGTTATGGTGTGGGCCAGGGCAGTGgagttggccaaggtgtgggccagggcaGCGTTGTTGGCCAGGGCAGCAGTCAGGGCACCAGTATTGGCCAAGGTGTGAGCCAGGGCAGCGTTGTTGGCCAGGGCAGCAGTCAGGGCACCAGTATTGGCCAAGGTGTGAGCCAGGGCAGTGTTGTTGGCCAGGGCAGGATTCCGGGCACCAGTATTGGCCAAGATGTGAGCCAGGGCAGCGTTGTTGGCCAGGGCACCAGTATTGGCCAAGGTGTGAGCCAGGGCAGCGTTGTTGGCCAGGGCAGCAGTCAGGGCATCAGTATTGGCCAAGGTGTGAGCCAGGGCAGCGTTGTTGGCCAGGGCACCAGTATTGGCCAAGGTGTGAGCCAGGGCAGCGTTGTTGGCCAGGGCAGCAGTCAGGGCACCAGTATTGGCCAAGGTGTGAGCCAGGGCAGCGGACTGGGCCAGGGCAGTGGAATTGGCCAAGGTGTTAGCCAGGGCAGCGTTGTTGGCCAGGGCAGCAGTCAGGGCACCAGTATTGGCCAAGATGTGAGCCAGGGCAGCGTTGTTGGCCAGGGCACCAGTATTGGCAAAGGTGTGAGCCAGGGCAGCGTTGTTGGCCAGGGCAGGATTCAGGGCACCAGtattggccaaggtgtgggccagggcagcggagttggccaaggtgtgggccagggcaCCAGTATTGGCCAAGGTGTGAGCCAGGGCAGCGTTGTTGGCCAGGGCAGCAGTCAGGGCACCAGTATTGGCCAAGGTGTGAGCCAGGGCAGCGGACTGGGCCAGGGCAGTGGAATTGGCCAAGGTGTTAGCCAGGGCAGCGTTGTTGGCCAGGGCAGCAGTCAGGGCACCAGTATTGGCCAAGATGTGAGCCAGGGCAGCGTTGTTGGCCAGGGCACCAGTATTGGCAAAGGTGTGAGCCAGGGCAGCGTTGTTGGCCAGGGCAGGATTCAGGGCACCAGTATTGGCCAAGGTGTGAGCCAGGGCAGCGTTGTTGGCCAGGGCAGCAGTCAGGGCACCAGTATTGGCCAAGATGTGAGCCAGGGCAGCGTTGTTGGCCAGGGCACCAGTATTGGCAAAGGTGTGAGCCAGGGCAGCGTTGTTGGCCAGGGCAGGATTCAGGGCACCAGtattggccaaggtgtgggccagggcagcggagttggccaaggtgtgggccagggcagcggagttggccaaggtgtgggccagggcaGCGGAGTTGGCCAGGGCAGCAGTCAGGGCATCAGtattggccaaggtgtgggccagggcagcggagttggccaaggtgtgggccagggcagcggagttggccaaggtgtgggccagggcagcggagttggccaaggtgtgggccagggcaCCAGTATTGGCCAAGGTGTGAGCCAGGGCAGCGTTGTTGGCCAGGGCAGCAGTCAGGGCACCAGTATTGGCCAAGATGTGAGCCAGGGCAGCGTTGTTGGCCATGGCACCAGTATTGGCAAAGGTGTGAGCCAGGGCAGCGTTGTTGGCCAGGGCAGGATTCAGGGCACCAGtattggccaaggtgtgggccagggcagcggagttggccaaggtgtgggccagggcagcggagttggccaaggtgtgggccagggcagcggagttggccaaggtgtgggccagggcagcggagttggccaaggtgtgggccagggcaGCGGAGTTGGCCAGGGCAGCAGTCAGGGCATCAGtattggccaaggtgtgggccagggcggcggagttggccaaggtgtgggccagggcggcggagttggccaaggtgtgggccagggcggcggagttggccaaggtgtgggccagggcggcggagttggccaaggtgtgggccagggcggcggagttggccaaggtgtgggccagggcggcggagttggccaaggtgtgggccagggcggcggagttggccaaggtgtgggccagggcggcggagttggccaaggtgtgggccagggcggcggagttggccaaggtgtgggccagggcggcggagttggccaaggtgtgggccagggcggcggagttggccaaggtgtgggccagggcggcggagttggccaaggtgtgggccagggcggcggagttggccaaggtgtgggccagggcggcggagttggccaaggtgtgggccagggcggcggagttggccaaggtgtgggccagggcggcggagttggccaaggtgtgggccagggcggcggagttggccaaggtgtgggccagggcggcggagttggccaaggtgtgggccagggcggcggagttggccaaggtgtgggccagggcggcggacggggccagggaagcggaattggccaaggtgtgggccagggcggcggaattggccaaggtgtgggccagggcggcggacggggccagggaagcggaattggccaaggtgtgggccagggcggcggagttggccaaggtgtgggccagggcggcggagttggccaaggtgtgggccagggcggcggagttggccaaggtgtgggccagggcggcggagttggccaaggtgtgggccagggcggcggagttggccaaggtgtgggccagggcggcggagttggccaaggtgtgggccagggcggcggagttggccaaggtgtgggccagggcggcggacggggccagggaagcggaattggccaaggtgtgggccagggcggcggaattggccaaggtgtgggccagggcggcggacggggccagggaagcggaattGGCCAAGGTGTGGGTCAGGGCGGCGGAGTTGGCCAGGGCACCGGAATTGGCCAAGGTGTGGGTCAGGGCGGCGGAGTTGGCCAGGGCAGCAGTCAGGGCATCAGtattggccaaggtgtgggccagggcagcggagttggccaaggtgtgggccagggcggcggaattggccaaggtgtgggccagggcggcggacggggccagggaagcggaattGGCCAAGGTGTGGGTCAGGGCGGCGGacggggccagggaagcggaattGGCCAAGGTGTGGGTCAGGGCGGCGGacggggccagggaagcggaattGGCCAAGGTGTGGGTCAGGGAAGCAGCCAGGGCCCCGGTATTGGTCATGGTGTGGGCCAGGGCAGTGgagttggccaaggtgtgggccagggcaGCGTTGTTGGCCAGGGCAGCAGTCAGGGCACCAGTATTGGCCAAGGTGTGAGCCAGGGCAGCGTTGTTGGCCAGGGCAGCAGTCAGGGCACCAGTATTGGCCAAGGTGTGAGCCAGGGCAGCGGACGGGGCCAGGGCAGTGGAATTAGCCAAGGTGTTAGCCAGGGCAGCGTTGTTGGCCAGGGCAGCAGTCAGGGCACCAGTATTGGCAAAGGTGTTAGCCAGGGCAGCGTTGTTGGCCAGGGCAGCAGTCAGGGCACCAGTATTGGCCAAGGTGTTAGCCAGGGCAGCGTTGTTGGCCAGGGCAGCAGTCAGGGCACCAGtattggccaaggtgtgggccagggcaGCGTTGTGGGCCAGGGCAGCGTTGTGGGCCAGGGCAGCGGAGTTGGCCAAGGCGTGGGCCAGGGCAGCGGAGTTGGCCAAGGCGTGGGCCAGGGCAGCGGAGTTGGCCAAGGCGTGGGCCAGGGCAGCGGAGTTGGCCAAGGCGTGGGCCAGGGCAGCGGAGTTGGCCAAGGCGTGGGCCAGGGCAGCGGAGTTGGCCAAGGCAGCGgagttggccaaggtgtgggTCAGGGCAGCGGACGGGGCCAGGGTGTGGGTCAGGGCAGCGGACGGGGCCAGGGTGTGGGTCAGGGCAGCGGACGaggccagggaagcggaattGGCCAAGGTGTGGGTCAGGGAAGCAGCCAGGGCAGCGGTATTGGCCAAGGTGTGAGTCAGGGCAGCGTTGTTGGTCAGGGCAGCGTTGTGGGCCAGGGAAGCAGCCAGGGTACTGGTATCGGCCAGGGTAGTGGACTAGGTCAGGGCAGTGGAATTGGCCAAGGTGTGGACCAGGGCAGTGGAATTGGCCAGGGAAGCAACCAGGGCTCCGGTATTGGTCATGGTATGGGCCAGGGAAGTGGACAGggccaaggtgtgggccagggcaGTGGACGGGCCCAGGGCAGTGGTGTTGCTCAAGGTGTGGGCCAGGATAGCGTTGTGGGCCAGGATAGCGTAGTGGATCAAGGTGTGGGTCAAGATAGCGTAGTGGGCCAGGATAGCGTAGTGGATCAAGGTGTGGGCCAGGATAGCCTAGTGGGCCAAGGTAGCAGCCAGGGCACCGGAATTGGTCATTGTGTTGGCCAGGGAAACAGCCAGGGCAGCAGTATAGGCCAGGAAAGTTAATGGGGAAGTGGTATTGGCCAGGGAAGCATTCGAGGGAATTGTCAGGGATGTGGTCAAGGAAATGGTCATGGGAATTTTGCATGACACTTACTGGAGATCTTTTCCAATTCAGTGCTCTAAACCATTTAAGCAAACCAAGGAAAAGATGCCAAGTGAATGGTTTCTGTCTCTTCCCCCAACTACCACCAcctcaaataaaaaacaattgctTTATTTTGAGTTGGCATTTTTGTTTTCTGACcgttttatcacttttttttttttttttttttattaataaattacctttttattctTGGCAAAGTGGAGTTGCCTGCAGCCTTTACTCCAGCCAGAATACATCATTAATATGCCAATTTGGTGCTTTAGAAACACTTCATGAATTTTGAAAACTGCAAGTAATAAAATATGCAAGGGCTTATAGAAGTGTGCTTCTGTGGCAATGTTCGTTGAACATGGATGCATGCTTAGACCAAGTAACAACTTGAAGCTTTTGTTAATATACCTTAAACGTTGTAACCATACCTTTAAACACAAGTGCTGCTTTGCACTTCAGTTGCAATTCTGCAACAAACTTGCTCTTGCAAACTACACTGCATTTCATAAGACCAGGGCTTGACATTAATACCCGCTAAATGCAAGTGGATCTTGCTCGTGTGAGCTGGAGGCTtggtataagtttagcacagatattttCACTCGCAAACACCTaggtgtggttttttttttttttttttttgttttggtattttatttatatctatcAATCAGTTTGGagggtaaactaaaatatttactagcCATTGGCtgttcaattgccaaggtgtccgtagagggttgcaGCCTAACCAGTAGTCATTATTAGGGCCTAAgcacaaaaaaatgacaaactgTAATGTGTTCTTTATGATGAGCAGAACGTTCCCCTCAAATTTGAATGAAGATAAAAGCAACTTTTTCCGAGCCATGGCGTTTTTCGTGAGGTTGAGACTGCCCTACTTTCCATTGCAACtttctcagtttggttcaataAAGTAATTCTGATATTTTGCactgaaaatgtattgaatttACTAAGATGttatggtaagtggttgcaatcaatttattttagctatatttaaattagggcttgcatagactagttgAGTGATCGACGACTACAGCCACTAGTCAGAGCTGttggaaacaatcgactactcgagcatgcattaaatggatagttcactcaaaatcaaaattatgtcattaataactcaccctcatgttgttcaaaacctgtgagacctctgtttatcttcaggacacagtttaagatatttaagatttagtccgagagctctcagtccctccatttgaaactgtgtgtacggtctactgtccatgtccagaaaggtaagaaaaacatcatcagagtagtccatgtgacatcagaggggcagt encodes:
- the LOC113111428 gene encoding fibroin heavy chain-like isoform X10; amino-acid sequence: MAARVYFSLTAVLLCLIGYLSITHANQRRTTVDGYCPATLTVVPSHRGCTSDEDCPGGHKCCRFDCGPVCVLPVFMKPGKCPIPEMIPLCAEGCFHDGQCPATQKCCPATGGFACSEPRGQGSGQASCQVRGQASGIGQGSVKGGGIGQGSSIGHGIGGVDQGSIKGGSIGQGSNIGRGIGQGSGIGQGSIKGGSIGQGSNIGRGIGQGSIKGGSIGQGSNIGRGIGQGSSIGHGIGGIGQGSGIVQGNSIGRGIGSGTGQGSSIGHGIGQGSSIGRGIGQGSGIGQGSGIGQGNSIGHGIGQGSSIGRGIGQGSGTGQGSSIGYGIGQGSNIGRGIGQGSGIGQGSIKGGSIGQGSNIGRGIGQGSSIGHGFGGIGQGSGTGQGSSIGHGIGQGSSIGRGIGQGSGIGQGSSIGHGIGGIGQGSGIGQGNSIGHGIGQGNSIGHGIGQGNSIGHGIGQGNSIGHGIGQGSSIGRGIGQGSGIGQGSIIGHGIGQGSSIGRGIGQGSGIGQGSIIGYGIGGVRQGSIKGGSIGQGSGIGQGSSIGHGIGGIGQGSGIGQGSSIGHGIGGVGQGRGIGQGPGIGYGVGQGSGVGQGVSQGSVVGQGSSQGTSIGQGVSQGSVVGQGSSQGTSIGQGVSQGSVVGQGRIQGTSIGQDVSQGSVVGQGTSIGQGVSQGSVVGQGSSQGTSIGQGVSQGSVVGQGRIQGTSIGQGVSQGSVVGQGSSQGTSIGQGVSQGSGRGQGSGISQGVSQGSVVGQGSSQGTVIGQGVGQGSGRGQGSGIGQGVSQGSVVGQGSSQGTSIGKGVSQGSVVGQGSSQGTSIGQGVGQGSVVGQGSSQGTSIGQGVSQGSVVGQGSSQGTSIGQGVSQGSVVGQGSSQGISIGQGVSQGSVVGQGTSIGQGVSQGSVVGQGSSQGTSIGQGVSQGSGLGQGSGIGQGVSQGSVVGQGSSQGTSIGQDVSQGSVVGQGTSIGKGVSQGSVVGQGRIQGTSIGQGVGQGSGVGQGVGQGTSIGQGVSQGSVVGQGSSQGTSIGQGVSQGSGLGQGSGIGQGVSQGSVVGQGSSQGTSIGQDVSQGSVVGQGTSIGKGVSQGSVVGQGRIQGTSIGQGVSQGSVVGQGSSQGTSIGQDVSQGSVVGQGTSIGKGVSQGSVVGQGRIQGTSIGQGVGQGSGVGQGVGQGSGVGQGVGQGSGVGQGSSQGISIGQGVGQGSGVGQGVGQGSGVGQGVGQGSGVGQGVGQGTSIGQGVSQGSVVGQGSSQGTSIGQDVSQGSVVGHGTSIGKGVSQGSVVGQGRIQGTSIGQGVGQGSGVGQGVGQGSGVGQGVGQGSGVGQGVGQGSGVGQGVGQGSGVGQGSSQGISIGQGVGQGGGVGQGVGQGGGVGQGVGQGGGRGQGSGIGQGVGQGGGRGQGSGIGQGVGQGSSQGPGIGHGVGQGSGVGQGVGQGSVVGQGSSQGTSIGQGVSQGSVVGQGSSQGTSIGQGVSQGSGRGQGSGISQGVSQGSVVGQGSSQGTSIGKGVSQGSVVGQGSSQGTSIGQGVSQGSVVGQGSSQGTSIGQGVGQGSVVGQGSVVGQGSGVGQGVGQGSGVGQGVGQGSGVGQGVGQGSGVGQGVGQGSGVGQGVGQGSGVGQGSGVGQGVGQGSGRGQGVGQGSGRGQGVGQGSGRGQGSGIGQGVGQGSSQGSGIGQGVSQGSVVGQGSVVGQGSSQGTGIGQGSGLGQGSGIGQGVDQGSGIGQGSNQGSGIGHGMGQGSGQGQGVGQGSGRAQGSGVAQGVGQDSVVGQDSVVDQGVGQDSVVGQDSVVDQGVGQDSLVGQGSSQGTGIGHCVGQGNSQGSSIGQES